From Triticum aestivum cultivar Chinese Spring chromosome 4A, IWGSC CS RefSeq v2.1, whole genome shotgun sequence, a single genomic window includes:
- the LOC123086001 gene encoding E3 ubiquitin-protein ligase RNF25, which translates to MAAEVEEEVRLEVEAVAAVYGEDCRVYCDFPPHLVVHVRPNTADDSSQQFVELFLGIKASSQYPKEPPHVYAVESKGLDENRQAYLISSIQDKAKELSYYPMLVTLCEEAGEILSNMNHPAGDCPLCLYPLVSENNHDSALPFMKLMSCYHCFHSDCIMRWWGWLQHDDANSKKIDATVSTGEGLRLSNSDKLYNANHHKGFCPVCRKVFDEKDIEHVRDLLDANTSQLMACLTVDLGVDDKELLHSEAEKKRREKFGSLFNLQQERNGLIEPKKDLAIQPGMYVSLAASEPTTSAGDSTNSWEATASSTSETVLPGMANISGGGKKENNSGPPRRNRAYAPRRQPHVQPVGKQWQRSQPARQQWQKKDAET; encoded by the exons ATGGCGGCGGAGGTCGAGGAGGAGGTGCGgctggaggtggaggcggtggcggcggtgtaCGGAGAAGACTGCCGCGTGTACTGCGACTTCCCTCCCCACCTTGTCGTCCACGTTCGCCCCAACACTGCCGACGACTCCTCGCAGCAG TTCGTGGAACTCTTTCTTGGAATTAAAGCATCCTCCCAG TATCCAAAAGAACCACCTCATGTTTATGCTGTGGAAAGTAAGGGCCTCGATGAGAATAGACAGGCATATCTTATTAGCAGTATCCAAGACAAGGCAAAAGAGCTTTCCTACTACCCAATGCTTGTGACTCTGTGTGAG GAAGCTGGAGAGATCCTCTCGAATATGAATCATCCAGCCGGGGATTGTCCACTGTGTCTGTATCCTTTAGTCTCAGAGAATAATCATGATTCTGCTTTGCCATTTATGAAGTTGATGTCATGCTACCACTGTTTTCACAG TGACTGCATTATGAGATGGTGGGGCTGGCTCCAGCATGATGATGCCAATTCTAAGAAGATAGACGCAACAGTATCTACCGGAG AAGGATTGAGATTGTCCAACTCAGACAAGCTATATAATGCAAATCATCACAAAGGATTTTGTCCAGTTTGCCGCAAAGTGTTTGATGAAAAGGACATTGAGCATGTTCGTGATCTGTTGGATGCAAACACTTCTCAGCTGATG GCATGTTTAACAGTTGACCTTGGAGTAGATGATAAAGAGTTGCTCCATTCCGAggcagagaagaagaggagagaaaaATTTGGGTCATTGTTTAATCTGCAACAAGAACGGAATGGTTTAATTGAACCAAAGAAAGACCTTGCCATACAGCCCGGAATGTATGTTTCTCTTGCTGCTAGTGAGCCAACCACAAGTGCAGGAGACAGCACCAATTCTTGGGAAGCAACCGCAAGCTCAACTTCAGAAACAGTTCTTCCCGGCATGGCAAACATCAGCGGCGGCGGCAAGAAGGAAAACAATTCAGGTCCTCCAAGGAGAAACCGAGCTTATGCTCCCAGAAGACAGCCCCATGTCCAACCTGTTGGAAAACAGTGGCAGAGAAGCCAACCCGCTAGGCAACAGTGGCAGAAGAAAGATGCAGAAACTTGA